The following proteins come from a genomic window of Citrobacter europaeus:
- the dsbC gene encoding bifunctional protein-disulfide isomerase/oxidoreductase DsbC, giving the protein MKKRFMMFTLLATAFSGMVHADDAAIRQSLAKLGVQSTEIQSAPVAGMKTVLTNSGVLYVTEDGKHIIQGPMYDVSGASPVNVTNQLLMKHLNALENEMIVYKAPQEKHVITVFTDITCGYCHKLHEEMKDYNALGITVRYLAFPRQGLESQAEQDMKSIWCAKDKNKAFDDAMAGKDVKAATCDVNIANHYALGVQFGVSGTPAIVLSNGYVVPGYQGPKEMKEFLDAHAKQTSGK; this is encoded by the coding sequence ATGAAAAAACGTTTTATGATGTTCACTCTGCTGGCGACGGCGTTTTCCGGCATGGTACATGCAGACGATGCGGCGATTCGCCAGTCATTAGCGAAGCTGGGCGTTCAGAGTACCGAGATTCAGTCAGCTCCGGTTGCGGGCATGAAAACGGTACTGACCAATAGCGGCGTGCTGTACGTTACTGAAGACGGTAAACATATTATTCAGGGACCGATGTATGACGTGAGTGGCGCGAGCCCGGTAAATGTCACCAATCAGCTGCTAATGAAACATTTGAACGCGCTGGAGAACGAGATGATCGTCTACAAAGCGCCGCAGGAAAAACACGTCATTACCGTTTTTACCGACATCACCTGTGGCTACTGCCACAAGCTGCATGAAGAGATGAAAGATTACAATGCGTTAGGGATCACCGTACGCTATCTGGCCTTCCCTCGTCAGGGACTGGAAAGCCAGGCCGAGCAGGACATGAAGTCTATCTGGTGCGCGAAGGACAAAAACAAAGCCTTTGACGACGCCATGGCTGGCAAAGATGTGAAAGCGGCGACCTGTGATGTGAACATCGCTAACCACTACGCGCTGGGCGTACAGTTTGGCGTCAGCGGTACGCCGGCGATTGTGCTGAGCAATGGCTACGTAGTGCCAGGCTATCAGGGCCCGAAAGAGATGAAAGAATTCCTCGATGCGCATGCAAAACAAACCAGCGGTAAATAA
- the xerD gene encoding site-specific tyrosine recombinase XerD — MEQDLARIEQFLDALWLERNLAENTLSAYRRDLTMLVEWLHHRGASLATAQSDDLQAFLAERMDGGYKATSSARLLSATRRFFQHLYREKYREDDPSASLASPKLPQRLPKDLSEAQVERLLQAPLIEQPLELRDKAMLEVLYATGLRVSELVGLTMSDVSLRQGVVRVIGKGNKERLVPLGEEAVYWLETYLEHGRPWLLNGVSIDVLFPSQRAQQMTRQTFWHRIKHYAVLAGIDSEKLSPHVLRHAFATHLLNHGADLRVVQMLLGHSDLSTTQIYTHVATERLRQLHQQHHPRA, encoded by the coding sequence GTGGAACAGGATCTGGCGCGCATCGAGCAGTTTCTTGATGCCCTGTGGCTGGAACGAAATCTGGCGGAAAACACATTAAGTGCGTATCGTCGCGATCTGACCATGCTTGTCGAATGGCTACATCACCGCGGCGCTTCGCTTGCGACTGCGCAGAGTGATGACCTGCAAGCATTTCTGGCTGAACGGATGGATGGGGGATATAAAGCCACCAGCTCCGCACGCTTGCTCAGTGCAACGCGGCGTTTTTTTCAGCATCTGTACCGTGAGAAATATCGCGAAGATGACCCCAGCGCCTCGCTTGCATCACCTAAACTTCCGCAGCGTCTGCCCAAAGATCTCAGTGAGGCACAGGTAGAACGACTGCTGCAGGCACCGCTCATCGAACAACCGCTGGAGCTTCGCGACAAAGCCATGCTGGAAGTGTTGTATGCCACGGGCCTGCGCGTGTCTGAACTGGTGGGGCTGACGATGAGTGACGTCAGCCTGCGTCAGGGCGTGGTCCGGGTGATCGGTAAAGGTAATAAAGAGCGCCTTGTCCCGTTAGGTGAGGAGGCGGTGTACTGGCTGGAAACGTACCTGGAACATGGTCGTCCATGGTTGCTCAACGGTGTATCGATTGATGTGCTGTTTCCCAGCCAGCGGGCGCAACAGATGACCCGTCAAACGTTCTGGCATCGTATTAAACATTATGCTGTGTTGGCTGGAATCGACAGCGAAAAGCTGTCTCCGCACGTCCTGCGGCACGCGTTTGCCACCCATCTGCTCAACCATGGCGCTGACCTGCGCGTGGTGCAGATGCTACTGGGGCATAGCGATCTCTCGACAACGCAGATTTATACTCATGTCGCAACGGAGCGCTTGCGGCAACTACATCAACAGCATCACCCGCGAGCGTGA
- the fldB gene encoding flavodoxin FldB — translation MNMGLFYGSSTCYTEMAAEKIRDILGPELVTLHNLKDDSPSLMEQYDVLIMGIPTWDFGEIQEDWEAVWEQLDDLNLEGKIVALYGMGDQLGYGEWFLDALGMLHDKLVTKGVKFVGYWPTEGYEFTSDKPIIADGQLFVGLALDETNQYDLSDERIQAWCEQILGEMAEHWS, via the coding sequence ATGAACATGGGTCTTTTTTACGGTTCCAGCACCTGCTACACCGAAATGGCAGCAGAAAAAATCCGCGATATCCTGGGTCCCGAACTGGTGACACTGCACAACCTCAAAGATGATTCCCCGAGCTTAATGGAGCAGTATGACGTGCTCATTATGGGCATCCCGACCTGGGATTTCGGTGAAATTCAGGAGGACTGGGAAGCAGTCTGGGAGCAACTGGACGACCTCAACCTGGAGGGCAAAATCGTTGCGCTTTACGGTATGGGCGATCAGTTGGGTTACGGCGAATGGTTCCTGGATGCGCTGGGTATGCTGCATGATAAGCTGGTCACCAAGGGCGTAAAATTTGTTGGTTACTGGCCAACCGAAGGCTATGAATTCACCAGCGATAAACCCATCATTGCCGATGGACAGCTGTTTGTTGGCCTGGCGCTGGACGAAACAAATCAGTACGATCTCAGCGATGAACGCATTCAGGCCTGGTGCGAGCAAATTCTTGGTGAAATGGCCGAACACTGGTCCTGA
- a CDS encoding protein YgfX — protein MVQWQSDLRVSWRAQWLSLLIHGLVAVFILLMPWPLSYTPLWLVLLSLVVFDSVRSQRRINACQGEIRLLMNGRLRWQGQEWSIVSAPWMVKTGMMLRLRSDVGKRQHLWLAADSMDDAEWRDLRRLILQQAKQG, from the coding sequence GTGGTCCAGTGGCAATCTGATTTACGCGTTTCATGGCGCGCGCAATGGCTTTCGCTGCTCATTCATGGGCTGGTGGCGGTATTCATTTTATTGATGCCCTGGCCATTGAGCTACACCCCATTATGGCTGGTTCTGCTCTCTCTGGTGGTGTTCGATAGCGTCCGAAGCCAGCGCCGAATTAACGCCTGTCAGGGCGAGATTCGGCTGTTGATGAACGGTCGACTGCGCTGGCAAGGGCAAGAGTGGTCTATTGTTAGCGCACCCTGGATGGTCAAAACGGGCATGATGCTGCGTTTGCGTTCTGATGTCGGAAAGCGTCAGCATTTGTGGCTGGCGGCAGACAGTATGGATGATGCTGAGTGGCGGGATTTGCGACGGTTAATACTGCAACAGGCGAAGCAGGGATAA
- the sdhE gene encoding FAD assembly factor SdhE: MDINNKARIHWACRRGMRELDISIMPFFEHEYDSLSDEEKRIFIRLLECDDPDLFNWLMNHGKPADAQLEQMVRLIQTRNRERGPVAI; encoded by the coding sequence ATGGATATTAACAACAAAGCGCGTATTCATTGGGCATGCCGTCGCGGTATGCGCGAGTTGGACATCTCGATCATGCCGTTTTTCGAACATGAATACGACAGCTTAAGTGACGAAGAAAAACGTATCTTTATCCGTCTGCTAGAATGTGATGATCCAGACTTGTTTAACTGGTTGATGAATCATGGGAAACCAGCTGATGCTCAGTTGGAGCAGATGGTGCGACTTATCCAGACACGGAATCGGGAACGTGGTCCAGTGGCAATCTGA
- the ygfZ gene encoding tRNA-modifying protein YgfZ, translating into MAFTSFPPRQPFASTRLPLTLMTLDDWALATITGVDSEKYIQGQVTADVSQMTEHQHLLAAHCDAKGKMWSNLRLFRQGDGFAWLERRSLRDAQLTELKKYAVFSKVAIVPDDERVLLGVAGFQARAALANLFSELPNSDKQVITDGSSTLLWFEHPAERFLLIVNVATAETLVEKLRGEAELNNSQQWLALDIEAGIPVIDTANSAQFIPQATNLQALGGISFKKGCYTGQEMVARAKFRGANKRAMWTLAGAASRVPEAGEDLELKMGENWRRTGTVLAAVQLADGQILVQVVMNNDMEADSVFRVRDDAKTLHIVPLPYSLEE; encoded by the coding sequence ATGGCTTTTACATCTTTTCCTCCTCGCCAGCCTTTCGCGTCAACGCGTTTGCCTCTGACGCTAATGACGCTCGATGACTGGGCGCTCGCCACCATCACCGGTGTCGACAGTGAGAAGTATATTCAGGGTCAGGTCACGGCGGATGTCAGCCAGATGACCGAGCATCAGCACCTGTTGGCTGCACATTGTGACGCCAAAGGTAAAATGTGGAGCAACCTGCGTCTGTTCCGCCAGGGTGACGGTTTTGCATGGCTTGAGCGCCGTAGCCTGCGTGATGCGCAGCTCACTGAGCTGAAAAAATATGCGGTTTTCTCGAAGGTGGCGATTGTCCCGGACGACGAGCGAGTACTGCTGGGTGTAGCGGGGTTCCAGGCGCGTGCGGCGCTGGCCAATCTCTTTAGCGAATTACCAAACAGCGATAAACAGGTTATTACTGACGGTTCTTCCACCCTGTTGTGGTTCGAACATCCTGCTGAGCGTTTCCTGCTGATCGTTAATGTTGCAACGGCGGAAACCCTGGTAGAGAAGCTGCGCGGTGAAGCGGAGTTAAATAACAGCCAGCAGTGGCTGGCGCTGGATATAGAAGCAGGTATTCCTGTTATTGATACTGCCAACAGTGCGCAGTTTATTCCGCAAGCCACCAATCTGCAGGCACTGGGCGGGATCAGTTTTAAAAAAGGCTGCTATACCGGTCAGGAAATGGTTGCTCGCGCAAAATTCCGCGGAGCCAACAAACGCGCCATGTGGACTCTGGCAGGTGCGGCCAGTCGGGTACCAGAAGCGGGTGAAGACCTGGAGCTGAAAATGGGCGAGAACTGGCGCCGTACCGGCACCGTACTCGCCGCGGTGCAACTGGCTGATGGTCAGATACTGGTGCAGGTTGTGATGAATAACGATATGGAAGCCGACAGCGTGTTCCGCGTTCGTGACGACGCGAAAACGCTGCATATTGTGCCGCTGCCGTATTCACTGGAAGAGTAA
- a CDS encoding hemolysin III family protein translates to MVQKPLIAQGYSLAEEIANSISHGIGLVFGIVGLVLLLVQAVDTNASVMAITSYSLYGGSMILLFLASTLYHAIPHQRAKVWLKKFDHCAIYLLIAGTYTPFLLVGLDSPLARGLMIVIWSLALIGILFKLTIAHRFKVLSLVTYLTMGWLSLIVVYQLAVKLAVGGVTLLAVGGVVYSLGVIFYVCKRIPYNHAIWHGFVLGGSVCHFLAIYLYVGQA, encoded by the coding sequence ATGGTTCAGAAGCCATTAATCGCGCAGGGATATTCGCTGGCAGAGGAAATAGCCAACAGCATCAGTCACGGTATCGGGCTGGTGTTTGGGATTGTCGGACTGGTGTTATTGCTGGTCCAGGCAGTGGATACCAACGCCAGCGTTATGGCGATAACCAGCTATAGCCTGTACGGCGGCAGCATGATCCTGCTGTTTCTCGCCTCAACCTTGTATCACGCGATCCCCCATCAGAGAGCGAAAGTCTGGCTGAAAAAATTCGACCATTGTGCGATTTATCTGCTGATTGCCGGGACCTACACACCATTTCTGCTGGTGGGACTGGATTCGCCACTGGCACGTGGGTTGATGATTGTTATCTGGAGCCTGGCGCTGATCGGTATTTTATTCAAACTGACCATTGCGCACCGGTTTAAGGTTCTCTCACTGGTAACCTACCTGACAATGGGCTGGCTATCACTGATTGTGGTGTATCAACTGGCGGTTAAACTGGCTGTGGGGGGCGTGACGTTGCTGGCCGTTGGTGGTGTGGTGTATTCGCTGGGCGTAATTTTCTACGTTTGTAAGCGTATTCCATACAACCATGCTATCTGGCACGGCTTTGTGCTGGGCGGCAGCGTTTGCCACTTTCTGGCGATTTATTTGTATGTTGGACAGGCGTAA
- the yqfB gene encoding N(4)-acetylcytidine aminohydrolase: MQPNDITFFQRFQDDILAGRKTITIRDESESHFKTGDILRVGRFEDEGYFCTIEVVGTSTVTLDMLTEKHAQQENMTLEELKHVIAEIYPDQTQFYVIDFKCL, encoded by the coding sequence ATGCAGCCAAATGACATCACTTTTTTTCAGCGTTTCCAGGATGACATTCTGGCCGGACGCAAAACCATCACCATTCGTGACGAGTCCGAATCACACTTCAAAACCGGTGACATTCTACGGGTTGGACGCTTTGAGGATGAGGGATACTTCTGCACGATTGAGGTTGTTGGCACCTCAACCGTTACGCTGGATATGCTGACGGAAAAACATGCCCAGCAGGAAAATATGACGCTTGAAGAACTTAAACATGTCATTGCTGAGATTTACCCGGATCAAACGCAATTTTATGTGATTGATTTTAAATGCCTTTAA
- a CDS encoding MurR/RpiR family transcriptional regulator → MFSHAAIASLNNLEMLVYNYVIKNRDKVMYMTIRELADAVGVSTTTVLRFCRKLKCEGYSEFRVRFKLYLEQNEPQQANFGASEIISFFKGVNNDEFDNLLDQAVDIILSSERIIFVGAGTSGALAKYGARFFSNVGKFSNHIDDPYFPVTNDMARNALAIVLSVSGETEEILRFASQFSLHNCKVLSVTSHEHSRLAKLADFNLSWHVPQTRIAGVYDITTQIPVIYILESLGRKLAKRIA, encoded by the coding sequence ATGTTCTCCCACGCTGCCATCGCCAGTCTCAACAATCTTGAGATGCTGGTCTACAACTATGTCATCAAAAACCGTGACAAAGTCATGTACATGACCATTCGCGAACTGGCCGATGCCGTGGGCGTTTCTACAACCACCGTGCTGCGCTTTTGCCGCAAGCTTAAGTGTGAAGGTTACTCAGAATTTCGCGTACGCTTCAAATTATATTTAGAGCAGAATGAACCGCAACAGGCTAATTTCGGTGCCAGCGAAATCATCAGCTTCTTTAAAGGCGTCAATAACGACGAGTTCGATAATCTGCTCGATCAGGCTGTTGATATTATATTATCCTCCGAACGTATTATATTCGTCGGAGCGGGAACATCCGGAGCTTTAGCCAAATATGGCGCACGTTTTTTCTCAAATGTCGGAAAATTCAGTAATCACATTGATGACCCTTATTTCCCGGTAACGAATGATATGGCCAGAAATGCGCTGGCGATCGTGCTTTCCGTTTCTGGTGAAACAGAAGAGATCCTGCGTTTTGCCAGCCAGTTCAGCCTGCACAACTGTAAGGTCCTGTCGGTCACCAGCCATGAACATTCGCGTCTGGCGAAACTCGCTGACTTTAACCTCTCCTGGCACGTTCCACAAACGCGCATTGCCGGGGTATACGATATAACCACGCAAATCCCTGTTATTTATATTCTGGAATCACTTGGCCGCAAGCTGGCGAAAAGAATAGCGTAA
- the bglA gene encoding 6-phospho-beta-glucosidase BglA has protein sequence MKKLTLPKDFLWGGAVAAHQVEGGWNKGGKGPSICDVLTGGAHGIPREITQEVVPGKYYPNHEAVDFYGHYKEDIKLFAEMGFKCFRTSIAWTRIFPQGDETQPNEEGLKFYDDMFDELLKYNIEPVITLSHFEMPLHLVQQYGSWTNRKVVDFFVRFAEVVFERYKHKVKYWMTFNEINNQRNWRAPLFGYCCSGVVYTEHENPEETMYQVLHHQFVASALAVKAARRINPEMKVGCMLAMVPLYPYSCKPEDVMFAQESMRERYVFTDVQLRGYYPSYVLNEWERREFNIRMEAGDEQILREGTCDYLGFSYYMTNAVKAEGGSGDAISGFEGSVPNPHVKASDWGWQIDPVGLRYALCELYERYQKPLFIVENGFGAYDKVEEDGSIHDDYRIDYLRAHVEEMMKAVTYDGVDLMGYTPWGCIDCVSFTTGQYSKRYGFIYVNKHDDGTGDMSRSRKKSFNWYKEVIASNGENL, from the coding sequence ATGAAAAAACTTACCTTACCAAAAGATTTTTTATGGGGCGGCGCGGTGGCGGCGCACCAGGTTGAAGGAGGCTGGAACAAAGGTGGTAAAGGCCCCAGCATTTGCGACGTACTGACCGGTGGCGCACACGGCATTCCGCGGGAAATCACTCAGGAAGTTGTGCCAGGTAAGTACTATCCCAACCACGAAGCCGTTGATTTTTACGGTCATTACAAAGAAGACATTAAGCTGTTTGCCGAGATGGGCTTCAAATGCTTCCGTACGTCAATCGCCTGGACCCGCATCTTTCCTCAAGGGGACGAAACCCAGCCAAACGAAGAAGGACTAAAGTTCTACGACGACATGTTTGATGAACTGCTTAAGTACAACATCGAGCCAGTCATCACCCTTTCTCACTTTGAAATGCCGCTGCATCTGGTCCAGCAGTACGGTAGCTGGACCAATCGTAAAGTCGTCGATTTCTTTGTCCGATTTGCTGAAGTGGTCTTTGAGCGCTACAAACACAAGGTCAAGTACTGGATGACCTTTAACGAGATCAACAACCAGCGAAACTGGCGCGCGCCACTGTTTGGTTATTGCTGCTCCGGCGTGGTGTATACCGAGCATGAAAACCCGGAAGAAACTATGTACCAGGTGCTGCACCACCAGTTCGTGGCCAGCGCTCTGGCGGTGAAAGCCGCACGTCGCATCAACCCGGAAATGAAAGTCGGCTGCATGCTGGCGATGGTGCCACTGTACCCATACTCCTGTAAGCCTGAAGATGTGATGTTCGCCCAGGAGTCTATGCGTGAGCGTTACGTTTTCACCGACGTTCAACTGCGCGGCTACTATCCATCCTATGTGCTGAACGAATGGGAGCGCCGCGAATTCAACATCCGAATGGAAGCTGGCGATGAGCAAATCCTGCGAGAAGGCACCTGCGACTATCTCGGATTTAGCTACTACATGACCAACGCGGTAAAAGCGGAAGGCGGCAGCGGCGATGCCATTTCCGGTTTTGAGGGCAGCGTGCCGAACCCACACGTAAAAGCATCCGACTGGGGCTGGCAGATTGATCCGGTCGGCCTGCGTTACGCGTTATGCGAACTGTACGAGCGCTATCAGAAGCCGCTGTTTATCGTTGAAAACGGATTTGGCGCTTACGACAAAGTGGAAGAAGACGGCAGCATCCACGATGACTACCGCATCGACTACCTGCGCGCCCACGTTGAAGAGATGATGAAAGCGGTGACCTATGATGGCGTAGACCTGATGGGCTACACGCCGTGGGGTTGCATCGATTGCGTCTCGTTCACCACCGGCCAGTACAGCAAACGTTACGGCTTTATTTACGTGAACAAACACGACGACGGCACCGGCGATATGTCGCGTTCACGCAAGAAAAGTTTTAACTGGTACAAAGAGGTCATTGCCAGCAACGGCGAGAATCTGTGA
- a CDS encoding SDR family oxidoreductase: protein MGIALVTGGSRGIGRATALQLAQEGYTVAVNFHHNIRAATEVVNIIAAAGGKAFALRADISDESQVGAMFESIDREGEPLTALVNNAGILFEQSTVESLTAERINRVLATNVTGYFLCCREAVKRMSFKHGGQGGAIVNVSSAASRLGAPFEYVDYAASKGAVDTLTTGLALEVAAQGIRVNCVRPGLIYTEMHASGGEPGRVDRVKSSLPMQRGGQPEEVAQAITWLLSEKASYVTGSFLELAGGK, encoded by the coding sequence ATGGGAATCGCACTTGTTACGGGTGGTAGTCGCGGTATTGGTCGGGCAACCGCGCTGCAGTTAGCGCAAGAGGGTTACACGGTGGCCGTTAATTTTCACCATAATATTCGTGCTGCAACCGAGGTGGTGAATATCATTGCCGCTGCCGGGGGAAAGGCGTTTGCTCTGCGGGCTGATATCAGCGATGAAAGTCAGGTTGGAGCGATGTTTGAGTCCATTGACCGCGAAGGGGAGCCGCTGACTGCGCTGGTGAATAATGCCGGGATTTTGTTTGAACAGAGCACGGTGGAAAGCCTGACTGCCGAAAGAATCAACCGCGTACTGGCAACCAATGTTACCGGCTATTTTTTGTGTTGTCGGGAAGCGGTAAAGCGCATGTCGTTCAAACATGGAGGGCAAGGTGGGGCGATTGTGAATGTCTCTTCGGCAGCGTCAAGGCTTGGCGCCCCTTTCGAATATGTTGATTACGCGGCCTCAAAAGGCGCAGTAGACACGCTTACCACCGGCCTGGCGCTGGAGGTTGCGGCGCAAGGGATCCGCGTGAACTGTGTGCGACCGGGTCTTATCTACACTGAAATGCACGCGTCTGGCGGCGAGCCGGGAAGGGTTGATCGAGTGAAATCCTCGTTACCTATGCAGCGCGGCGGACAGCCGGAGGAGGTCGCGCAGGCGATTACCTGGCTGCTGAGCGAGAAGGCATCATATGTGACGGGGAGTTTTCTGGAACTGGCTGGCGGGAAGTAG
- the gcvP gene encoding aminomethyl-transferring glycine dehydrogenase produces the protein MTQTLSQLENSGAFIERHIGPDAAQQQEMLNAVGAESLNALIGQIVPKDIQLATPPQVGEAATEYAALAELKAIAGRNKRFTSYIGMGYTAVQLPPVILRNMLENPGWYTAYTPYQPEVSQGRLEALLNFQQVTLDLTGLDMASASLLDEATAAAEAMAMAKRVSKLKNANRFFVAADVHPQTLDVVRTRAETFGFDVIVDDAAKALDHQDVFGVLLQQVGTTGEVHDYSALIAELKSRKVVVSVAADFMALVLLTAPGKQGADIVFGSAQRFGVPMGYGGPHAAFFAAKDEFKRSMPGRIIGVSKDAAGNTALRMAMQTREQHIRREKANSNICTSQVLLANIASLYAVYHGPVGLKRIANRIHRLTDILAAGLQQKGLKLRHAHYFDTLCVEVTDKAAVLARAEAAEINLRSDIHNAVGITLDETTTRENVVQLFNVLLGDSHGLSIDTLDKDVALDSRSIQDSMLRDDAILSHPVFNRYHSETEMMRYMHSLERKDLALNQAMIPLGSCTMKLNAAAEMIPITWPEFAELHPFCPPEQAEGYHQMIGQLSEWLVKLTGYDAVCMQPNSGAQGEYAGLLAIRHYHESRNEGHRDICLIPASAHGTNPASAQMAGMQVVVVACDKNGNIDLTCLREKAEQHAANLSCIMVTYPSTHGVYEETIREVCDVVHQFGGQVYLDGANMNAQVGITTPGFIGADVSHLNLHKTFCIPHGGGGPGMGPIGVKSHLAPFVPGHSVVQIEGMLTRQGAVSAAPFGSASILPISWMYIRMMGAEGLKQASQVAILNANYIASRLKDAYPVLYTGRDGRVAHECILDIRPLKEETGISELDIAKRLIDYGFHAPTMSFPVAGTLMVEPTESESKVELDRFINAMLAIRAEIDRVKAGEWPLTDNPLVNSPHTQNELVAEWNHGYSREIAVFPAGVANKYWPTVKRLDDVYGDRNLFCSCVPMSEYQ, from the coding sequence ATGACACAGACGTTAAGCCAGCTTGAAAACAGCGGCGCTTTCATTGAACGCCACATCGGACCGGACGCCGCGCAGCAGCAAGAGATGCTGAATGCGGTTGGCGCCGAGTCGTTAAACGCGCTGATCGGCCAGATTGTGCCGAAAGACATTCAGCTCGCAACCCCGCCGCAGGTTGGCGAGGCGGCGACCGAATACGCTGCGCTGGCTGAATTAAAAGCCATCGCCGGGCGTAACAAGCGCTTCACGTCCTACATTGGCATGGGCTACACCGCCGTGCAGTTGCCACCGGTTATCCTGCGTAACATGCTGGAAAACCCAGGTTGGTACACCGCATACACGCCGTATCAGCCGGAAGTCTCTCAGGGACGTCTGGAAGCACTGCTGAACTTCCAGCAGGTGACGCTGGATCTGACCGGTCTGGATATGGCCTCCGCCTCTCTGCTGGATGAAGCCACTGCGGCGGCTGAAGCCATGGCGATGGCCAAACGCGTCAGTAAACTGAAAAATGCCAACCGTTTCTTTGTGGCGGCTGATGTTCATCCACAAACGCTGGACGTTGTACGCACCCGTGCAGAAACCTTTGGCTTTGACGTCATAGTTGATGACGCGGCGAAAGCGCTGGATCACCAGGATGTGTTTGGCGTGCTGCTGCAACAGGTTGGCACCACCGGTGAAGTGCACGACTACAGCGCACTGATTGCTGAGCTGAAATCCCGTAAAGTTGTGGTCAGCGTCGCTGCCGACTTTATGGCGTTGGTACTGTTGACTGCACCGGGAAAACAGGGTGCGGATATCGTTTTCGGCTCTGCACAACGCTTCGGCGTACCGATGGGCTACGGCGGCCCGCACGCGGCATTCTTTGCTGCTAAAGACGAATTCAAACGCTCCATGCCAGGACGTATTATCGGCGTCTCCAAAGATGCGGCGGGTAATACCGCACTGCGCATGGCGATGCAGACTCGCGAGCAGCATATCCGCCGCGAGAAAGCGAACTCTAACATTTGTACCTCACAGGTCCTGCTGGCCAACATCGCCAGCCTGTATGCCGTGTATCATGGCCCGGTTGGTCTGAAGCGCATCGCTAATCGTATCCACCGCCTGACCGATATTCTGGCGGCTGGTCTGCAACAGAAAGGCTTAAAGCTGCGTCATGCGCACTACTTTGACACGCTGTGTGTTGAAGTGACCGATAAAGCGGCGGTTCTGGCGCGTGCTGAAGCGGCAGAAATCAACCTGCGCAGCGACATCCATAACGCGGTAGGCATTACGCTCGACGAAACCACTACCCGTGAAAACGTGGTGCAGCTGTTCAATGTTCTGCTGGGCGACAGCCACGGCCTGAGCATCGACACGCTGGATAAAGACGTGGCGCTCGATAGCCGTTCAATTCAGGACAGTATGCTGCGTGACGATGCGATCCTCAGCCATCCGGTGTTTAATCGCTATCACAGCGAAACTGAGATGATGCGTTATATGCACTCGCTGGAGCGCAAAGATCTGGCGCTGAACCAGGCGATGATCCCGCTGGGATCTTGCACCATGAAGCTCAACGCCGCTGCCGAGATGATCCCTATTACCTGGCCTGAATTTGCTGAGTTGCATCCGTTCTGCCCGCCAGAGCAGGCGGAAGGTTATCACCAGATGATCGGCCAGCTTTCCGAGTGGCTGGTAAAACTGACCGGTTATGACGCCGTCTGCATGCAGCCGAACTCCGGCGCGCAGGGCGAATACGCTGGCCTGCTGGCGATTCGTCATTATCACGAAAGCCGTAACGAAGGCCATCGCGATATCTGCCTGATCCCGGCGTCCGCCCACGGTACTAACCCGGCTTCCGCACAAATGGCGGGGATGCAGGTCGTGGTTGTCGCCTGTGATAAGAACGGCAATATCGACCTTACCTGCCTGCGTGAAAAAGCAGAACAACATGCTGCGAATCTCTCCTGCATCATGGTGACCTATCCGTCCACCCACGGCGTATATGAAGAAACGATCCGCGAAGTGTGCGACGTTGTGCACCAGTTTGGCGGTCAGGTTTACCTTGATGGCGCGAACATGAATGCTCAGGTTGGGATCACTACGCCGGGCTTTATCGGCGCAGATGTATCGCACCTCAACCTGCATAAAACGTTCTGCATTCCGCACGGCGGCGGCGGTCCAGGTATGGGGCCGATCGGCGTTAAATCGCATCTGGCGCCGTTCGTACCGGGCCACAGCGTAGTTCAGATTGAAGGAATGCTAACCCGTCAGGGCGCAGTATCTGCGGCGCCGTTCGGTAGCGCATCCATTCTGCCAATTAGCTGGATGTACATCCGTATGATGGGCGCAGAAGGTCTGAAACAGGCAAGCCAGGTGGCGATCCTTAACGCTAACTACATTGCCAGCCGTCTGAAAGATGCTTATCCGGTGCTGTATACCGGTCGTGATGGTCGCGTGGCGCATGAATGTATTCTCGACATTCGCCCGCTGAAAGAAGAGACCGGTATCAGTGAACTGGATATTGCCAAGCGTCTGATCGATTACGGTTTCCATGCGCCGACCATGTCGTTCCCGGTTGCGGGTACGCTGATGGTGGAACCGACCGAATCTGAAAGCAAAGTGGAACTGGATCGCTTTATCAACGCAATGCTGGCAATCCGCGCTGAGATCGACCGCGTGAAAGCTGGTGAATGGCCGCTTACAGACAACCCGCTGGTTAACTCCCCGCACACGCAAAACGAGTTGGTCGCGGAGTGGAATCATGGTTACAGCCGCGAAATCGCCGTCTTCCCGGCAGGTGTTGCGAACAAATACTGGCCGACCGTGAAACGCCTTGATGATGTTTACGGCGACCGTAATCTGTTCTGTTCCTGCGTGCCGATGAGTGAATATCAGTAA